The proteins below come from a single Acidobacteriota bacterium genomic window:
- a CDS encoding transglycosylase SLT domain-containing protein, translating to MKFILSVAFSIFLSCTFLNAQASDAALRAVIEKDKASRDASGKLITLTAAEHLSRGQIYFDNRQFPQSRGHFSKILDLFPNDPAMSGALFMTGRSYYWEREYAKAIPFLDRVAREFPATKDGREGLYFKGACNVRLGKNVEAAKIYQQYTVMYPTGERIDGSYLNTIDALREAGKYDEANDWVDRTRTRFPGQPTEANALHARLRMHIYRGHWTDAVLTADTMLLSAKFAGSMTGMDEVKYLKAFSLEKAGQREQAANTYVSIPDSATSYYSGLASDRYSKTDQVKAIVQVSPKDFPVMFRDEVLAAAKPRKVDPRFVLAIMKQESSFRPGVKSPSAARGLLQLVIDTALKYNKKAGYAGLQADDLYDPKTNIAIGCEYIADLSREFNGMYEAIAASYNGGEDNALRWLNRSKPREPGIFAAEIGFAETKNYVFKVMNNYRVYRELYTEDLVRK from the coding sequence ATGAAATTCATCTTGTCCGTCGCGTTTTCTATTTTTCTCTCGTGTACCTTCCTGAATGCCCAGGCCTCGGATGCCGCCTTGCGGGCTGTGATCGAGAAGGACAAGGCGAGCCGCGATGCCAGTGGGAAACTGATAACATTGACCGCTGCCGAGCATCTGAGCCGTGGTCAGATCTATTTCGACAACCGCCAGTTTCCGCAATCTCGGGGGCATTTCTCCAAGATCCTCGACTTGTTTCCGAACGATCCCGCTATGTCGGGAGCGTTGTTTATGACTGGGCGTTCGTACTATTGGGAACGCGAATATGCTAAGGCGATCCCGTTCCTCGATCGCGTGGCCCGTGAGTTTCCTGCCACCAAAGACGGCCGTGAAGGGCTCTATTTCAAGGGTGCCTGCAACGTGAGGCTCGGAAAGAATGTCGAGGCTGCGAAGATCTACCAACAGTACACAGTAATGTACCCGACCGGAGAGCGTATCGACGGCAGTTATCTGAACACCATCGACGCACTCCGCGAGGCAGGGAAGTATGACGAGGCGAACGACTGGGTTGACAGGACCCGTACCAGATTTCCCGGCCAACCAACCGAGGCGAATGCTCTGCACGCCCGTTTGCGAATGCATATCTATCGGGGGCACTGGACCGACGCTGTTTTGACTGCAGATACTATGCTGCTCTCGGCCAAGTTTGCGGGCTCGATGACCGGAATGGATGAGGTCAAGTACCTCAAGGCCTTCTCGCTCGAGAAAGCCGGGCAGCGTGAACAGGCGGCGAATACCTACGTCTCGATCCCGGATAGCGCGACCTCGTATTACAGCGGGCTTGCCTCTGACCGGTATTCGAAGACCGATCAGGTCAAGGCGATCGTTCAGGTTTCGCCTAAGGATTTTCCCGTTATGTTTCGCGACGAGGTCCTCGCCGCTGCTAAGCCGCGGAAGGTTGACCCGAGATTTGTGCTTGCGATCATGAAGCAGGAAAGCAGCTTCCGTCCCGGTGTGAAATCGCCGTCTGCGGCGCGCGGGCTGCTCCAACTCGTGATCGACACGGCTTTGAAATATAACAAGAAAGCCGGTTACGCGGGGCTCCAGGCGGATGACCTGTACGATCCCAAAACCAATATTGCGATCGGGTGCGAGTATATCGCTGATCTGAGCCGCGAATTCAATGGAATGTACGAAGCGATAGCCGCAAGCTATAACGGCGGCGAAGATAATGCGTTGCGTTGGCTCAACCGATCGAAGCCCAGAGAGCCCGGGATTTTTGCGGCTGAGATCGGATTCGCGGAAACTAAGAACTACGTATTTAAGGTGATGAACAATTATCGTGTTTATCGCGAGCTGTATACCGAAGATCTGGTGCGGAAGTAA
- a CDS encoding sugar phosphate isomerase/epimerase, producing the protein MKIALNGATTMHADLSTDILAASAAGYDLLEIWSAKLYKYLENKTASDLKAELQAANLEPYSINSIEHITFRTDADYARIKAECELLSRVASEIGCPYIVVVPGKLPADATKEIIIEESIRVLTELSDIAANHGVSLAFEFLGQTDCSVQTLDLCNEIVEKVARDNVGNVIDSFHFYAGNSSFEAIDRMDPKKLFIFHINDAEDLPKEQLTDAQRLYPGTGVLPLQEMKEHFDKIGYDRMVSIEIFRPEYWAQDPFEVAAKAKLATEETLGLGKYAAGGSW; encoded by the coding sequence ATGAAAATTGCACTCAACGGAGCAACCACGATGCACGCCGACCTCTCGACAGACATCCTCGCCGCCTCGGCCGCCGGATACGATCTGCTCGAGATCTGGTCGGCAAAGCTCTATAAATATCTCGAAAACAAGACCGCGTCCGACCTGAAGGCCGAACTGCAAGCCGCAAATCTCGAGCCGTATTCGATCAACTCGATCGAGCACATAACCTTTCGCACGGATGCCGATTACGCCAGGATCAAAGCCGAATGCGAACTGCTCTCACGCGTTGCAAGCGAGATCGGATGCCCGTATATCGTAGTTGTTCCGGGCAAATTGCCCGCCGATGCTACAAAAGAAATCATCATTGAGGAATCGATCCGGGTTCTGACGGAGTTATCTGATATAGCAGCAAATCACGGCGTCTCGCTCGCGTTCGAGTTCCTCGGCCAAACAGATTGCTCGGTCCAAACGCTTGACTTGTGTAACGAGATCGTGGAGAAGGTTGCGCGTGATAACGTAGGAAATGTGATCGACTCGTTCCACTTTTATGCTGGAAATTCAAGCTTCGAAGCGATCGACCGCATGGATCCGAAGAAGCTGTTCATCTTTCACATCAACGATGCCGAAGATCTCCCAAAGGAGCAACTCACAGATGCCCAACGTCTGTATCCCGGCACGGGAGTTCTGCCGCTCCAAGAGATGAAAGAGCATTTCGACAAGATCGGCTACGACCGCATGGTCAGCATCGAGATCTTTCGGCCTGAGTATTGGGCACAAGATCCGTTTGAGGTAGCGGCAAAAGCTAAACTCGCAACTGAAGAAACTCTCGGACTCGGCAAATACGCCGCGGGTGGTAGCTGGTAA
- a CDS encoding Gfo/Idh/MocA family oxidoreductase, which produces MDKVKIGIVGTGYVGNVHGGIYARDPRAEVAALFDIIPERAQQTSKRIGGRVCSSQEELLDNCDAVLVCAPNKTHISIASAAIEAGKHVFCEKPFSLGIEDAALLLERANASQKVFQVGHNRRFAPVYTTLKEMIASDPAHSAHIKMNRGELKNPVWTGDVSVTGGFLYETTIHFFDMLRFQFGEIEELVAYGSQHEYPEIDEFSIIFKFKSGFHCSFASSSDASWLFPFERIEVFCHHRTIITEEMVRVLDCRGTHADFTTHSFHTFEEDHRRGFLQEDASFIDCILNGTEPKVTAYDGYKAVELVESVYMAIRTGEKVRFD; this is translated from the coding sequence ATGGATAAAGTAAAGATTGGAATCGTTGGAACCGGCTACGTCGGAAATGTTCACGGCGGTATCTACGCCCGCGATCCGCGGGCTGAGGTTGCTGCTCTATTTGACATCATTCCGGAGCGTGCTCAGCAAACGTCCAAACGCATCGGCGGCAGGGTTTGCTCGTCACAGGAAGAGCTGCTGGACAACTGCGATGCTGTTCTGGTCTGTGCCCCAAACAAAACTCACATCTCGATAGCCTCAGCGGCGATCGAAGCGGGAAAACACGTATTCTGCGAAAAGCCATTCTCGCTCGGGATCGAAGATGCTGCGTTATTGCTTGAACGAGCGAACGCCAGCCAAAAGGTATTTCAGGTCGGCCACAATCGGCGTTTTGCTCCGGTTTACACAACACTGAAGGAGATGATCGCCAGCGATCCGGCCCACTCAGCTCACATCAAAATGAATCGCGGCGAGCTGAAAAACCCAGTGTGGACCGGCGATGTCAGCGTGACGGGAGGCTTTCTTTACGAGACCACGATCCATTTCTTCGATATGCTCAGGTTTCAGTTCGGCGAGATCGAGGAACTTGTCGCCTATGGCTCGCAGCATGAATACCCTGAGATCGATGAATTTTCGATAATCTTCAAATTCAAGAGCGGTTTCCATTGCTCGTTCGCTTCGTCGTCGGATGCGAGTTGGCTTTTCCCGTTCGAACGGATCGAGGTGTTCTGTCATCACCGCACTATAATTACCGAGGAAATGGTGCGAGTGCTCGACTGCCGCGGAACCCATGCGGATTTTACCACGCATTCGTTCCACACTTTCGAAGAAGACCACCGCCGGGGCTTCCTACAGGAAGATGCCTCGTTCATCGATTGCATCCTAAACGGAACCGAGCCCAAGGTCACGGCGTATGATGGTTATAAGGCGGTCGAACTCGTCGAATCGGTCTATATGGCGATCAGAACGGGAGAAAAGGTTCGGTTTGATTAA
- a CDS encoding LITAF-like zinc ribbon domain-containing protein — MPANPYDHAAPRPYAWKTDEFQTQNDARKTVPGLDQTAQFNPNNSNFRPAPLAYSQPQQIAHSFRCPHCMSTYMPRIERKISTAGWITFAALLVFFFPLFWIGLLIKEDVLICQTCNTRIGS; from the coding sequence ATGCCCGCAAACCCATACGACCACGCGGCTCCCCGGCCCTACGCCTGGAAGACAGACGAATTTCAAACTCAGAATGATGCCCGCAAAACGGTGCCGGGTTTAGATCAGACGGCTCAATTCAATCCAAACAACAGTAACTTTCGCCCGGCTCCACTCGCTTATTCGCAGCCGCAGCAAATCGCACATTCGTTCCGCTGTCCCCACTGTATGAGCACTTATATGCCGCGGATCGAACGAAAGATCTCAACCGCCGGCTGGATCACGTTCGCAGCCCTTCTTGTGTTTTTCTTTCCGCTTTTCTGGATCGGCCTGCTGATAAAAGAAGATGTTTTGATCTGCCAGACGTGCAATACGAGGATTGGCAGCTAA
- a CDS encoding cell division protein ZapA codes for MAEQTIRVEIYNQTYSIRSDGDNEYIQDLAGYVDSKMREIASGTMTVDSLKVAILAALHIADEYYQLKHTQEQVDSQLGIRSTECSERLDRLLKYRETDPQPA; via the coding sequence ATGGCAGAGCAGACGATCAGAGTTGAGATCTATAACCAGACGTACAGCATCAGGTCTGACGGCGATAACGAGTACATTCAGGACCTCGCGGGCTACGTCGATTCCAAGATGCGCGAGATCGCATCAGGAACAATGACCGTTGATTCGCTTAAGGTTGCGATCCTCGCGGCCCTGCACATCGCCGACGAGTATTACCAGTTAAAGCACACCCAGGAACAGGTTGATTCCCAGCTCGGGATACGCAGTACTGAATGTTCTGAACGGCTCGACAGACTTCTAAAATACCGCGAAACCGATCCTCAACCGGCTTGA
- a CDS encoding phenylalanine--tRNA ligase subunit beta: protein MNISYNWLKDLIDIDLSADELGKKLTSVGLAVEGIHPHGDDLVLDIDLTSNRPDCLSHLGMAREIGAIENIPLQTREKKTANDSVGSFVSIDCPELCHRFTARIIKNVKIGPSPQWLVDRLEAIGERSINNVADITNYVMHELGQPMHSFDLDKLSGNRIVVRKAKHGEIITTLDEVERKLDESMVVVCDAEKPAAIGGVMGGLYSSITDDTANVLLEVAYFERKNIRTTSRKLNLATEASYRFERGVDIDNLAAASNRATELICELAGGEAGDFVDVYPTKRTPHSVSSPDISAAVLRLTGLDVSPAESVRILNSLGISAEDATAPQMFIAPSWRHDIKIEEDLVEEVARHAGYHNIGSELPPAFGAGEYQPTESREKRLRQALIDTGFDEALSYSFIDTKHDGVFEIIPGLIDDSLAEPYVTLHDSVIEGAIRMRASSLPGLLDAVRLNLNHQRRDIKLFEIGKVFAAKAGEDGLPNEQKSFALVVTGGEVNQSRAMVSRQLDFYDAKGSVEVALEAAEIVNTTFVAADVKHLRTGQSAKIMVGEKAIGYIGRLSDDISSTYKFKQPVYVAELNLSTALAENADQITYKPLAKFPGVVRDVSFVVDRKMEFETIRSAIVEQGNELCRNVAFVDIYEGKGLEVDERSITIRLEYRSDERTLVEEEVEVLHKKIIGQLETDLGIKPRF, encoded by the coding sequence ATGAACATTAGTTATAACTGGCTTAAAGATCTGATCGATATCGATCTCTCCGCTGATGAGCTTGGTAAAAAGCTCACTAGTGTGGGTTTAGCTGTCGAGGGAATTCATCCGCACGGTGATGATCTGGTCCTGGATATCGATCTCACGTCGAATCGGCCTGATTGCCTTTCACATCTCGGCATGGCCCGTGAGATCGGTGCTATTGAGAATATTCCTCTACAAACTCGCGAGAAAAAGACTGCGAATGATTCAGTCGGCAGTTTTGTATCGATAGATTGCCCGGAACTCTGCCATAGATTCACCGCTCGTATAATCAAAAACGTTAAGATCGGGCCGTCGCCCCAATGGCTCGTTGACCGTCTCGAAGCGATCGGCGAACGCTCGATCAATAACGTTGCCGATATCACGAACTACGTCATGCACGAGCTTGGGCAGCCCATGCATTCATTCGATTTGGATAAGCTTTCGGGGAATCGGATCGTAGTTCGGAAAGCAAAACACGGCGAAATCATAACTACGCTCGACGAGGTTGAACGCAAACTTGACGAATCGATGGTTGTCGTCTGCGATGCAGAAAAGCCCGCCGCAATCGGCGGAGTGATGGGCGGCCTTTATTCGAGCATCACAGACGATACCGCTAACGTGTTACTTGAAGTTGCGTATTTTGAGCGGAAAAATATTCGCACGACTTCGCGTAAGCTAAACCTTGCAACTGAGGCAAGTTATCGGTTCGAACGTGGCGTAGATATAGACAATCTCGCAGCCGCGTCAAACCGGGCAACTGAATTGATCTGTGAACTCGCAGGCGGCGAGGCTGGTGATTTTGTCGACGTTTACCCGACAAAAAGAACTCCGCACAGCGTTTCGTCTCCGGACATTTCTGCGGCAGTTCTACGGCTGACCGGCTTGGATGTTAGCCCCGCGGAATCTGTACGAATTCTTAATTCTTTGGGAATTTCCGCTGAAGATGCGACCGCTCCTCAGATGTTCATTGCTCCGTCCTGGCGGCATGATATTAAAATAGAGGAAGATTTGGTCGAGGAAGTTGCCCGCCATGCGGGATACCACAATATCGGTTCGGAATTGCCGCCTGCTTTTGGTGCGGGAGAATATCAACCAACCGAATCCCGAGAGAAACGGCTGCGACAGGCCTTGATCGATACGGGGTTTGACGAAGCTCTTTCGTACAGTTTTATCGATACGAAGCACGACGGCGTTTTCGAGATCATTCCCGGACTGATAGACGATTCGCTCGCGGAACCTTACGTAACGCTTCACGATTCCGTGATCGAGGGAGCGATCCGAATGAGGGCGAGCTCGCTGCCCGGGCTTCTGGATGCCGTGCGGCTTAATTTGAACCATCAGCGCCGCGACATCAAGCTCTTCGAGATCGGGAAGGTTTTTGCCGCGAAGGCGGGTGAAGACGGTTTGCCGAATGAGCAGAAATCATTTGCGCTCGTCGTTACGGGCGGCGAGGTGAATCAGAGCCGTGCGATGGTCAGCCGGCAATTGGATTTTTACGACGCTAAAGGCTCTGTCGAAGTTGCTTTGGAAGCGGCCGAAATTGTGAATACTACATTTGTTGCGGCTGACGTGAAGCATCTCCGAACGGGACAATCGGCAAAGATAATGGTCGGCGAAAAAGCGATCGGGTATATCGGCCGTTTGAGTGACGATATTTCGTCCACGTATAAATTTAAGCAACCGGTGTATGTAGCTGAACTCAACCTTTCAACGGCATTAGCTGAGAATGCGGATCAGATCACGTATAAGCCACTCGCGAAATTTCCTGGTGTTGTTCGCGACGTTTCCTTCGTTGTGGATCGCAAAATGGAGTTCGAAACGATCCGATCGGCAATCGTCGAACAGGGAAATGAACTTTGCCGAAACGTCGCGTTTGTAGACATTTACGAGGGTAAAGGTCTTGAGGTAGATGAACGTTCAATAACTATCAGACTCGAATACCGTAGTGACGAACGGACGTTGGTTGAAGAAGAAGTTGAAGTTCTGCATAAGAAGATAATCGGGCAGCTCGAAACGGATCTGGGTATCAAACCACGTTTTTGA
- the pheS gene encoding phenylalanine--tRNA ligase subunit alpha gives MSEERERVESVRAAFARNFAPYAQLSLDGLALDEVEAKRREVSELKVRHTGKKSAIAETMKLIGRLPAEERGAFGQLVQSVEKEIAASIEATEFSLNEYISNAKIERERLDVTLPGRRPKTGHLHLITILRQRIEDIFVSMGYAIEDDREIETDYYNFDALNISEDHPARESQDTFYTTQGFALRSQTSTVQIRAMERRGVPIRIIAPGKVFRRDTPDMTHVPMFHQIEGLCVDKGITMAHLKGTVTEWLKRLFGEDTITRFRPSYFPFTEPSAEFDFSCFKCHGTGVFEGERCRPCKGSGWIELGGSGMVHPNVLRECGVDPTVYSGFAFGFGLERMCALMYSLDDIRLIFDNDVRFLEQFK, from the coding sequence ATGTCTGAAGAACGAGAAAGGGTTGAATCGGTTCGTGCCGCTTTCGCTCGAAATTTTGCACCTTACGCGCAGCTTTCGCTTGATGGCCTTGCGCTCGATGAGGTTGAGGCGAAACGGCGTGAGGTCAGCGAGCTAAAGGTTCGTCACACCGGAAAAAAATCGGCGATCGCGGAAACGATGAAACTTATCGGCCGCTTACCCGCCGAGGAACGTGGTGCGTTCGGGCAGCTGGTCCAGTCAGTCGAAAAAGAGATCGCGGCATCGATCGAAGCGACCGAATTCAGCCTCAACGAGTACATTTCTAATGCCAAGATCGAGCGAGAGCGACTCGACGTTACACTGCCCGGCAGACGGCCGAAAACAGGGCATTTGCACCTGATCACGATACTTCGTCAAAGGATCGAGGATATCTTCGTTTCGATGGGCTACGCGATCGAGGATGATCGTGAGATTGAGACCGATTATTACAATTTTGACGCGCTGAATATCTCGGAAGATCATCCGGCGAGGGAATCGCAAGATACGTTCTATACGACTCAAGGTTTTGCTCTCCGCTCGCAGACTTCGACGGTTCAGATCCGGGCTATGGAACGCCGCGGTGTTCCGATCAGGATCATCGCACCGGGCAAGGTTTTCCGCCGTGATACACCCGATATGACGCACGTGCCGATGTTCCACCAGATCGAAGGCCTCTGCGTCGATAAAGGCATCACAATGGCCCATCTGAAGGGAACGGTAACCGAATGGCTCAAACGTCTGTTTGGCGAGGATACTATCACGCGTTTTCGCCCGTCGTACTTTCCATTCACTGAGCCCAGTGCCGAGTTCGATTTCTCGTGCTTTAAATGCCACGGTACAGGCGTTTTCGAAGGCGAACGCTGCCGCCCCTGCAAAGGCTCAGGCTGGATCGAACTTGGCGGTTCGGGAATGGTCCATCCTAATGTTCTACGTGAATGCGGAGTAGATCCCACGGTCTATTCCGGCTTTGCGTTTGGATTTGGACTTGAACGGATGTGTGCGTTGATGTATTCGCTTGACGACATTCGGTTGATATTCGACAACGATGTGAGGTTTTTGGAGCAGTTTAAGTAA
- the tdh gene encoding L-threonine 3-dehydrogenase, translating to MKAIVKSKAEVGLWLEDVSEPTIGINDVLIRIKRTGICGTDLHIYNWDAWAQSTIKVPTILGHELVGEIVEIGSNVNDFYVGDIVSVEGHLVCGRCRNCLAGRRYKCANTLGFGVNTDGGFAEYIAVPMTNIWKHSPNVNLNVAAIFDPFGNAVHTALAFEVFGEDVLITGAGPIGIMAAAVAKHAGARHVVITDVNPNRLELAKKFDVTMAVDVREKSIADVQKELGMKEGFDVGMEMSGNPTAFRDMLANMTHGGNIAFLGIPSDEFSINWKTVIFNMLTIKGIYGRQMYETWYQMSVLLESGLDIEPVITHRYSYKEFQKAFEVMRDGNSGKVVLDWSEM from the coding sequence ATGAAAGCGATCGTAAAAAGTAAAGCTGAAGTTGGGCTCTGGTTAGAAGACGTTTCGGAACCCACGATCGGTATAAATGACGTGTTGATCCGCATAAAACGCACAGGCATCTGCGGAACCGATCTTCATATATACAATTGGGATGCATGGGCGCAAAGTACTATCAAGGTTCCTACGATCCTGGGCCACGAACTCGTAGGTGAGATCGTTGAGATCGGCTCAAACGTAAATGATTTTTATGTCGGCGATATTGTCAGCGTCGAGGGGCATCTCGTTTGCGGACGCTGCCGGAACTGTCTCGCCGGGCGTCGCTATAAATGCGCTAATACGCTCGGTTTCGGTGTTAATACAGATGGCGGTTTTGCGGAATATATCGCGGTTCCGATGACCAATATTTGGAAGCATAGCCCGAATGTGAACCTTAACGTCGCCGCAATATTCGATCCTTTTGGAAATGCCGTTCATACAGCTCTCGCCTTCGAAGTATTTGGCGAAGACGTCTTGATTACTGGTGCCGGTCCGATCGGTATTATGGCAGCAGCCGTAGCCAAACACGCCGGTGCTCGGCACGTGGTGATCACCGACGTAAACCCCAACCGACTCGAACTCGCGAAGAAGTTCGATGTGACAATGGCGGTCGACGTTCGCGAAAAATCCATTGCCGATGTTCAGAAAGAACTCGGAATGAAAGAAGGCTTCGATGTCGGCATGGAGATGTCTGGAAATCCGACTGCTTTTCGCGATATGCTCGCGAATATGACGCACGGCGGTAACATCGCGTTTCTGGGAATACCTTCTGACGAATTCTCGATCAACTGGAAAACCGTGATCTTCAACATGCTCACTATTAAGGGCATTTACGGCCGCCAGATGTACGAAACCTGGTACCAAATGAGTGTTCTGCTCGAATCCGGTTTGGACATCGAACCCGTGATCACGCACCGCTATTCGTACAAGGAATTTCAAAAGGCCTTTGAGGTTATGCGGGACGGAAATAGCGGCAAGGTTGTACTCGATTGGAGCGAGATGTAA
- a CDS encoding glycine C-acetyltransferase, with protein MYGKFQTYLQNTLDEIRQAGLFKSERVIESPQEAHIEVSGGRSVLNMCANNYLGLSDHPLIVDAAKKGLEEWGFGLSSVRFICGTQTIHKQLEAKISEFLGTEDTILYTSCFDANGGLFETVLGEDDAVISDELNHASVIDGIRLSKAQRFRYKNGDMVDLESQLQAASSARFKMIATDGIFSMDGFIAKLPEICDLADKYEALVMIDDSHAVGFMGEKGRGVHEHHNVMHRVDVITGTIGKALGGASGGYTSGKKEIIDLLRQRSRPYLFSNSVAPPIVTAAIAAIDMLSASTELRDRLMANTQYFRNKLSSIGLEIVPGEHPIVPIMFGDAVLATKMAEAMLARGVYVIAFSFPVVPKGKARIRTQVSAAHSREDLDFAVEMFAEAKAELGI; from the coding sequence ATGTACGGAAAATTTCAAACTTATCTGCAGAATACACTGGACGAGATCCGTCAGGCAGGTCTATTCAAATCAGAACGCGTGATCGAGAGCCCGCAGGAAGCGCATATCGAGGTTTCGGGCGGCCGCAGCGTGCTGAATATGTGTGCCAATAACTATCTCGGGTTGTCTGATCACCCGTTGATCGTAGACGCTGCGAAAAAAGGGCTTGAGGAATGGGGTTTTGGCCTTTCGTCGGTTCGATTCATATGCGGAACCCAAACTATCCATAAGCAACTTGAGGCAAAGATCAGTGAGTTTCTGGGCACTGAGGATACGATCCTATATACGTCTTGCTTTGATGCGAACGGTGGGCTCTTCGAAACTGTTTTGGGCGAAGATGATGCCGTGATCTCCGACGAACTCAATCACGCGAGCGTTATCGACGGTATCCGTTTGAGCAAGGCTCAGCGATTCCGCTACAAGAACGGTGACATGGTGGATCTCGAATCTCAGCTTCAGGCAGCGAGTTCCGCGAGATTTAAGATGATTGCGACTGATGGCATCTTTTCGATGGATGGATTTATCGCGAAACTGCCTGAGATCTGTGATCTCGCCGACAAATACGAAGCCCTCGTCATGATCGATGATTCGCATGCGGTCGGTTTCATGGGGGAAAAAGGGCGCGGCGTGCACGAGCATCATAATGTGATGCACCGCGTAGACGTAATCACCGGAACCATTGGCAAAGCTCTCGGCGGAGCCAGCGGCGGTTATACCAGCGGTAAAAAGGAGATCATCGATCTACTTCGTCAACGCTCGCGGCCGTATCTGTTCTCAAATTCAGTTGCCCCACCGATCGTGACGGCGGCGATCGCGGCGATCGATATGCTCTCGGCATCGACGGAACTGCGGGATCGCCTCATGGCAAACACCCAATATTTCCGTAATAAGCTTTCGTCGATCGGTCTTGAGATCGTCCCGGGCGAACATCCGATCGTGCCGATAATGTTCGGTGACGCTGTGCTCGCCACGAAAATGGCGGAAGCAATGCTTGCGAGAGGCGTCTATGTAATTGCATTTTCATTTCCAGTAGTACCGAAAGGTAAGGCTCGCATCCGGACGCAGGTATCAGCCGCTCATAGCCGCGAGGATCTGGATTTCGCGGTTGAAATGTTTGCGGAAGCGAAGGCAGAATTGGGAATATAA
- a CDS encoding DUF3303 family protein — protein sequence MLFMVIEHFKNRDAGAVYERFAEKGRMMPDGLRYVDSWIETSYYRCFQLMETDDIQLFDAWIAEWEDLMDFEIMPVVTSAEMRSAFSSRS from the coding sequence ATGCTTTTCATGGTGATTGAACATTTCAAGAACCGCGATGCGGGAGCCGTTTATGAACGGTTTGCAGAGAAAGGCCGGATGATGCCGGACGGGTTGCGCTACGTAGATAGTTGGATCGAAACGAGCTATTATCGCTGTTTTCAGCTAATGGAAACCGATGATATACAGCTGTTTGATGCTTGGATAGCCGAGTGGGAAGATCTGATGGATTTTGAAATAATGCCTGTAGTTACCTCGGCTGAAATGAGATCTGCATTTTCCTCTCGATCGTAA
- the rplT gene encoding 50S ribosomal protein L20, whose protein sequence is MPRAKRGNKRLEKRKKILALAKGFRGTKSKLYRSAKESVERALNFAYTGRKLKKRDFRKLWIVRINAACRLNDIKYSQFIHGLNLAEIDLDRKVLADLAVKQPDAFATIVGQAKDAIGKHQAAA, encoded by the coding sequence ATGCCAAGAGCAAAACGTGGAAATAAGCGCCTCGAGAAGCGCAAAAAAATATTAGCCTTAGCCAAAGGTTTTCGTGGAACGAAGTCGAAACTGTATCGCTCGGCCAAAGAGTCGGTCGAACGCGCATTAAATTTTGCCTATACGGGCAGAAAGCTGAAAAAGCGTGATTTTCGTAAACTTTGGATCGTCCGCATCAATGCGGCGTGCCGTCTGAACGATATCAAGTATTCGCAGTTCATCCACGGCCTGAACCTTGCCGAGATCGATCTCGATCGTAAGGTACTCGCCGATCTCGCGGTCAAACAGCCTGACGCTTTCGCAACGATCGTTGGACAGGCTAAAGACGCCATCGGTAAACATCAAGCGGCAGCCTAA
- the rpmI gene encoding 50S ribosomal protein L35, whose product MPKLKTHKGAAKRFRSTASGKFKRGHSHARHILTKKTAKRKRNLDIDVLVSEGDQKRVEKMLPYGRD is encoded by the coding sequence ATGCCAAAACTAAAAACACACAAAGGCGCGGCAAAGCGTTTTCGCTCGACAGCGTCGGGTAAATTCAAGCGCGGCCACAGCCATGCTCGACACATTTTGACCAAGAAAACGGCAAAACGTAAACGTAATCTCGACATCGATGTATTGGTGTCAGAAGGTGATCAGAAACGCGTCGAGAAGATGCTGCCATACGGCCGCGACTAG